The genomic DNA CCGCTGAAAGATCGGCGCGGCGCACCGCTGCTCATCGTCGACCTCGGCGTCCCTCGCACCATCGACCCGGCGCTGGCCGATGATCCCGTCGTCCGATTGCGCACCGTCGATGACCTGGAGCAGATCGCCGATTCGACCCGACGCAGCTATGACAGCGAGATTGTCCGCGTCGAGCGACTGATCGATCAGGCGGTCGATCATTTCGATGAGTGGCTGGGAACACGACAGATCGTGCCGACAATTCGCGCGCTTCAGGATCGCGCGGAACAGATCCGTGAGGCCGAGGTTGAACGCGCGCTGCGACGGTTGGGGCACTTGTCCGAGCGGGATCGTGAAGTGGTTCGCGCGCTGAGCGTCGGTATTGTTGGCAAGATGCTTCATCAGCCAATCGTCACGCTGCGTACTGCGGCAGCGAACGGGCATCACGAATCTGCCGCACGCGCCGCCGCCGAATTCTTCGACCTGCCCCGGCCCTCCGACACCCACGCGGACTAGGTACGTGCATGCAACCGTTCAGCGTACAGCCGGGCGGTGGTGTGCCTCGAAAGGGTGTCCCACAGCAAGACCTATGACTAGCAGACAATACTGAACAGGAGCGTTCCCAATGGCGCAAACACGAACTATCAGTCATGCGAAGTCGATCGCTGCGTTTGATCGCGCGACCAGGGTCATTCCGGGTGGAGTGAACTCCCCAGTGCGCGCGTTTCGGAGCGTTGGCGGGCAACCGGTCTTTATTGCCGGTGGGTCCGGTGCTCACATCCGCGACATCGATGGCAACGAATACCTCGATTATGTCCTGTCGTGGGGACCGTTGATCCTTGGCCACGCCTATCCGGCAGTCGTCGAGGCCGTCACCCGCGCGGCGGCGAACGGTGCCAGCTTTGGCGCGCCGACGGAAGCGGAAACCGAGTTGGCCGAACTATTGGCGAGTCTGGTCCCCGGTGCCGACATGGTGCGACTCGTGTCCTCCGGCACCGAAGCAACGATGACGGCGCTCCGGCTGGCGCGCGCAGCGACCGGTCGCGACCGCATCGTCAAATTCTCGGGCTGCTACCACGGCCACGCCGATATGCTGCTCGTTCAGGCCGGCAGCGGCGTTGCGACACTCGGTCTGCCCGACTCTCCCGGCGTTCCGGCCGGGGCCACCGCGAGCACGCTGGTTGCCACCTACAACGATCTGGGCTCGGTAGAGGAGCTGTTTACTTCGTTCGGCTCAGAGATCGCGGCCATCATCGTCGAGCCGGTCGCCGGAAACATGGGGCTCGTCCCGCCGGTGCCCGGCTTCCTCGACGGGTTGCGCGACATCACCAGCCGCCACGGCGCGTTGCTGATCTTCGATGAGGTGCTGTGCGGGTTCCGCGCCGGCCCGCGTGGCGCGGCGGCGCTCTACGGCATCGAGCCGGACATCATCACGCTCGGCAAGGTTATCGGAGGTGGACTGCCCCTGGCTGCCTACGCAGGTAAGCGCGAGATCATGCAGGAGGTCGCTCCGGCCGGCCCGATGTATCAGGCTGGGACACTCTCCGGCAATCCGCTCGCCGTCGCTGCCGGGATTGAAACACTTCGCGCGATCGGCCAGCCGGGTGTCTTCGAAGCACTGGAGCACTCGACAACTCGACTGATCGAAGGGCTTGCTGAAGCTGCCGCTGATGCCGGCATCCCCGTGCAGACCGCGCAGGTCGGCAGTCTGTTCGGCATGTTCTTCAACAATCGGCCTGTCCACTCGTGGGACGACGCCGCCACCAGCGACGCCGATCGATTTGGGCGTTGGTTTCAATCGATGCTTGCACAGGGCATCTACCTCGCGCCGTCGCAGTTCGAGACGGGCTTTCTGTCCACCGCACACACCAGCGCCGACATCGACCAGACCATAGAGGCGGCGAGAGCGGCAATGCGCCAGATCGGCTAACGCGCGAGGCCGGGACGCTCGCGTCCCGGCCTCACCCAAGACTGTCTGCACCGGCGAGTCGTGTCGGTGCTAGATGGTGAATGCCGCCTACGCCGACAGCCCCCACATCTGCATTACCATTGGCAGCACCTTCGGCTCAGACTCACGCGCCAGCAGGTCACGAAAGCGCGGCTCGATCTTCCGCGCATATTCGTTGATGCCCCACGTCTCCTTGTAGCGGATTGGCACACCGTCTGGCGCATTCCAGGCCGGCATGATCCGCTCCATCTCGAACACCTTGCGGGCACCGGCCTGCTTCGGCATGCGCGCCAGCTGGGCCGCGATATTGCCGAATAGCGATTCATCGCCGGATTTCAGGCAGTCATCGAGCCAGTCGAGGTAGAAATCGACGACCGCCGCGTAGATGAAGCCGGAGGTTGCGCGAGCGAGATCATGGCGGTGTTTCGCATCCACCAGCTCCCAGCAAGGGCCGAGCATCTCGATGACGCGCCGATCTCCCAGCAGAATCAATCCGGCCAGCATACTCGTCCGCGTATCCTGCTGCGCTTCATCTACCTGCTCAACCGCGATCTGCAGCACTTCCCGTGGGCCTGTGAGTGGGTCGTCGCCCGGCGTAAGCACAGCGAGATTCAAAGCCGCGGTCGAAATGATCTGGTGTTCCGGGTCAACGAGCAAAAAAGGCATGATCGCGTTCCCGGACACCGATTGCTGCTCGACCGCCCCTGTGACCTGCTGGAGCAGCTCCAGCCGCTCTTCGATGGGAACTCGCTGAACAACGGCGTTGTAGAGCGGAACGAGCTGGCCCACCTCTGCTGGATCGTTTGTGACGCCGTAGTGCATCAGGCCCAGGAACGCGGCCTGACACAGGTCATCGGGCTCCGCGTCGGCCCAGCGCGTTGGGTCACCGGCCAGCTCAGTCAGCTCGGCGATCATCCGGTCGCGTTCGTCGGTGGCCATCAGTGCGTTCTCCTCGTGTGTCGGTCGTCGACGCAGTCGCGGGTGCTCGCGACAGGTAGACGACCATTCAGGAAATCGTCAAGTACTGGCAGACGAGCCACAACCGCAGCGCGTCCTCATGTTGCAACGGTTGACCCGTATCGTCCCATGTGATGGCAAGTCCGTCCTGCCAGGCTGCGAATGCTCCGTCGACGCCGCGGGCGTTCCATGCGAACAGCTCAGGCGGCGGTCCATCGCCGTCAACAACGACGGCGTGATCCCACAGCTCGAACGCCATCTGCGGGTCCAGTCGTGACTCACCAGCCCGTTCGATGATGTCGGCCAGCTCAGGGCCGTTGCCTCGCATCGCGACGACCAGCTCACGACACAGCCAGGCTTCCCCGACCGCGATGGATGCCAGCACCTGTGGGAAGTGTCCGCGTGGCCAGCCATTCTCCCAGATCCAGCTGCGAATCAGCTGCCGGAATTGCTCGTCCTGCTCGCTCATCGGCACGACCGCAGTCAGCACCTGGCGACCCAGCAGATCGAACCGCACGACGGCCCACTCACCGGAACCAAAATCGAACGCCACCAGTGCGTCAGTCTCGTCGCCGCCCCACAACGCGTCGATCAGGATCTGGTTGTCCAGCGCGACATCCCACCAGTCGATCCCGGTGATGCGCAACAGCACGTCGCCACCCGCAGTGTCGACACGGGCACCATGCGATGAAATCAGCGCACGAGCAAGCGCTAAGCGGACAACCTCGTCCGGCAATTCGTCGCCGGACATTGAAATTTCGAAGTCAGCCATCATCGGCGACTCCCCCCTTCGCACCAGGGGTTACCGGTGTGTCCCCAGATGCGTCATCCCGGGCTGCCCGTCTGCAGTCAGGCGATACCCGGTCAACGATCAATGCTGTGAATCGTAGTCACAGGAAGGGAAGAGAGTGATTCCCTGCTGGGAAAATCGTTCAACTGAAACGGAATGAAACGAGTCAGGCATCCGCTATTTGCGGACCCACCAGACGCGCCACTCGTTGCGCCGAGACCAGGCGAACCAGGTCACTGCGACAAGCACGACCAGAATAACCGCGTACTGGAAATATTCCACTACTCCGGCGACGCGTTCCCACTGGTTGCCCAGGATCCAGCCCGAGCCAACCAGCATGCCATTCCAGATCGCACTCCCGATTGCCGTATAGATGATGAACGGGACGAGCGGCATCCGCGTCACGCCGGCCGGCAGCGAGATGAGGCTGCGGACCACCGGGATGACGCGTCCGATCGTCACGGCCTTGCTGCCGTGGCGCTCGAACCAGCCGTTCGCGCGATCAAGGTCGGTCGGCTTCAGCAGGAAGAAGCGCCCGAATCGTCCGATGAACGCGTAGAGGCGTTCCTGCCCGAACCAGAGGCCGAGGCCATACAGCAGCAGAGCGCCGATCACCGAGCCAATCGTCGCGGCCAGCATCACCCCGATGAGTGTCAGATGCCCCTGCCCAGCGAGGAACCCGGCCAGCGGCAGGATCAATTCGGACGGTATCGGTGGGAAGACTGTTTCAGCCAGGATCAGTCCGGTAATCCCGGGATATCCAAATGTGTCCACGATGCGAATGATCTGATCCTGCAGGCCGCTCAGCACGACGATTTCCCCCTATTGTCCGGCTCCGTTGCCTCGGAACCGCAGGCACAGTGGTCTGGTAAGCGCCGGTTGTCGGCGAGCCAATCGCGAAGGATAGCCGGTACCGAGTCTGAATCCAAACCGCGCACAGCGGCGGCCTCCTCAATATACTGTCGGGAATGCACCGATCGACGGGGTGGTTACCCTGTGCGGTGCGAACGATTAACGACAGGGGTGCGATTGCCCAGACTCAGCGAAATGGAACCCGGCAGTACGCTGACCGGCGTCATCGTCCGGGGTTACGGCCTGTACTACGACGTCTCAACTGAGGCGGGACTCCTGCGCTGCACATTGCGGGGCATGCTCAAACGCCCGCGCCGTGGCACCAACCCGGCGGCCGTCGGCGATCGCGTTACGGCGACCCTCACCACACCCGAAGCCGAACCACCTGAAGGTGTCGTCGAAGAGATTGCGCCACGCGTGCGCTCGCTCTCGCGCCTGGCTCGCGGCACGGCTGATGTCGAGCAGGTCATCGTCGCCAACCCGGACCAGCTCGTCGCGGTCTTCGCCATCCACCATCCCGAGCCGCATCCGCGCCTGGTCGATCGCTTTCTACTGATCGCCGAGGCACGCGGGATCGACGCCATACTCTGCGTCAACAAGATCGACCTTGCCGAGCCGGGTGACGTCGAGCGCTTTCACGAGCCGTATCGCGCCGCCGGCTACCCGATTGTCGAGACGAGCGTAAAGACCGGCGTCGGACTGGACGAACTGCGCCAGCATCTGGAAGGCAAGGTCAGCGCGTTCGCGGGACCGTCCGGCGTCGGCAAGTCGAGCCTGCTCAACGCCATCGCACCCGAGCGGCTCGCCGAACGCACTGGCGAGATTTCCAGCGCAACCGGCAAGGGTCGTCACACGACGACCTGGACGACGCTCTTTCACATTGGCCCCGACACGTACGTCGCTGACACCCCCGGCATTCGCGCGCTGCAACTCTGGGGTGTCGACATGGCCAATCTCGATCAGCTTTATCCAGAGCTTCGGCCCTACCTCGGATCGTGCTACTATGCCGATTGCCGCCACGTCAACGAGCCTGGCTGCGCGGTACGCGCTGCTGTTGAATCTGGCGACATTCATCCGGCCCGCTACGAGAGCTACCTCTCATTCGTGCTGGATGGTGGCTAAGCAGCACGCGCGCCGGTCGCACAGGACGGCCCGGCCAACCTGAGGGGACACGTATGAACGCTGTCGCAACCGCACTCCGTGATATGTTCGCCGACCAGCAGATCGCCATGCGCGAGGTCGTCCACGGCCTCAGCGCCGAAGCGCTCAACTGGAAGCCGCTCGACGGCAAGGACACCAACTCGATCGCCCAAATGCTCTCGCACGCCCTCGATGCCGAGCGTTCACTCGTCGCAGGTTCCGTTGGTATCACGCTTGATCGCGATCGCGAATCGCATTTCTCCGTCGAGGTCAGCAGCGCCGACGAGTTCATCGCTCAGATCGATGCGACCACCACCGAGGTGTACAACTGGTTGGGTGATCTCACCGACGATGCTCTCGCTAACACCATCACGCGCGGTGACACGACGCGCACCGGAGCATGGATGGCAATCCACGCGCTGGAGCACGCCCGCGAGCACATCGGACAGGCATTGCTGACCCGCCAGCTGATTGAAGCGGGCCAGAGCTAGCCTCCCCTTGCAAAAGCCCCGACTTCTCGCTACGCTGCGCAGACAATGCGTCTCGCGAAGTTGCGACCAATAGCAGGATGTGAGTGCGACATGGGGAACCGTGGTCGGTGGTTGATACCGTTCGCCTTAGCCATCTGGATGACTGTTGGT from Thermomicrobiales bacterium includes the following:
- the hemL gene encoding glutamate-1-semialdehyde 2,1-aminomutase, which produces MAQTRTISHAKSIAAFDRATRVIPGGVNSPVRAFRSVGGQPVFIAGGSGAHIRDIDGNEYLDYVLSWGPLILGHAYPAVVEAVTRAAANGASFGAPTEAETELAELLASLVPGADMVRLVSSGTEATMTALRLARAATGRDRIVKFSGCYHGHADMLLVQAGSGVATLGLPDSPGVPAGATASTLVATYNDLGSVEELFTSFGSEIAAIIVEPVAGNMGLVPPVPGFLDGLRDITSRHGALLIFDEVLCGFRAGPRGAAALYGIEPDIITLGKVIGGGLPLAAYAGKREIMQEVAPAGPMYQAGTLSGNPLAVAAGIETLRAIGQPGVFEALEHSTTRLIEGLAEAAADAGIPVQTAQVGSLFGMFFNNRPVHSWDDAATSDADRFGRWFQSMLAQGIYLAPSQFETGFLSTAHTSADIDQTIEAARAAMRQIG
- a CDS encoding DedA family protein, producing MLSGLQDQIIRIVDTFGYPGITGLILAETVFPPIPSELILPLAGFLAGQGHLTLIGVMLAATIGSVIGALLLYGLGLWFGQERLYAFIGRFGRFFLLKPTDLDRANGWFERHGSKAVTIGRVIPVVRSLISLPAGVTRMPLVPFIIYTAIGSAIWNGMLVGSGWILGNQWERVAGVVEYFQYAVILVVLVAVTWFAWSRRNEWRVWWVRK
- the rsgA gene encoding ribosome small subunit-dependent GTPase A, producing the protein MPRLSEMEPGSTLTGVIVRGYGLYYDVSTEAGLLRCTLRGMLKRPRRGTNPAAVGDRVTATLTTPEAEPPEGVVEEIAPRVRSLSRLARGTADVEQVIVANPDQLVAVFAIHHPEPHPRLVDRFLLIAEARGIDAILCVNKIDLAEPGDVERFHEPYRAAGYPIVETSVKTGVGLDELRQHLEGKVSAFAGPSGVGKSSLLNAIAPERLAERTGEISSATGKGRHTTTWTTLFHIGPDTYVADTPGIRALQLWGVDMANLDQLYPELRPYLGSCYYADCRHVNEPGCAVRAAVESGDIHPARYESYLSFVLDGG
- a CDS encoding DinB family protein, whose translation is MNAVATALRDMFADQQIAMREVVHGLSAEALNWKPLDGKDTNSIAQMLSHALDAERSLVAGSVGITLDRDRESHFSVEVSSADEFIAQIDATTTEVYNWLGDLTDDALANTITRGDTTRTGAWMAIHALEHAREHIGQALLTRQLIEAGQS